Proteins encoded together in one Lysobacterales bacterium window:
- the phoR gene encoding phosphate regulon sensor histidine kinase PhoR, giving the protein MPGPNLSVLRSHAWQVSIGRLLLLVAAAVLVGYLGDHVQLALIVALSCYALWSLHHLLRMQRWLLARTRLPPPSGMGVWSDVAEFVFRRHQASRQRQRRLVRLLRAYREAAAVLPDGVVVLSPMRQLVWFNASAARLLGLDAQRHRGVILDRLLRNAQILAWLRTARANDPLIDVPSPALPEVRMSMRLIPYAQDQWLLVVRDVSVLLKLEQVRRDFVANVSHELRTPLTVLHGYLDLIESDRDPELDGMVREMRKQSLRMTRIVEDLLTLSRLDHQSESEDETVSMAAMLAGLERDAKALSQQQHEIRVESSSMRNLRGSEKDLHSAFGNLVANAVRYTPAGGRIVLRWFDEDGGSCFAVQDSGQGIPAEHLPRISERFYRVSTSRSREKGGTGLGLSIVKHVLGLHQARLDIRSEVGVGSTFSAHFPPHRVIATDGRDAA; this is encoded by the coding sequence ATGCCCGGGCCCAACCTCAGCGTTCTGCGTTCGCATGCCTGGCAGGTGTCGATCGGTCGCCTGCTGCTGCTGGTCGCCGCTGCCGTCCTCGTCGGCTATCTCGGCGACCACGTCCAGCTGGCGCTGATCGTCGCGCTCAGCTGCTATGCGTTGTGGTCGTTGCATCACCTGCTGCGCATGCAGCGCTGGTTGCTGGCGCGTACGCGGCTGCCGCCGCCGTCGGGCATGGGCGTATGGAGCGACGTCGCCGAGTTCGTTTTCCGCCGCCACCAGGCCAGTCGCCAGCGCCAGCGCCGCCTGGTGCGACTGCTGCGCGCCTATCGCGAGGCTGCAGCGGTGCTGCCCGATGGCGTCGTGGTGCTGAGCCCGATGCGGCAACTGGTGTGGTTCAACGCCTCCGCCGCGCGCCTGCTCGGGCTTGACGCGCAGCGCCACCGCGGCGTCATCCTCGACCGCCTGCTGCGCAATGCGCAGATCCTGGCGTGGCTGCGCACCGCGCGTGCGAATGATCCGCTGATCGATGTACCGTCGCCGGCGCTACCCGAGGTGCGCATGAGCATGCGCCTGATCCCGTATGCGCAGGACCAGTGGCTGCTGGTGGTGCGCGATGTGTCGGTACTGCTCAAGCTGGAACAGGTTCGACGCGATTTCGTCGCAAACGTCTCGCACGAATTGCGCACGCCGCTCACCGTGCTGCACGGCTATCTCGACCTGATCGAAAGCGACCGCGACCCCGAACTGGATGGCATGGTGCGCGAAATGCGCAAGCAGTCGCTGCGCATGACCCGTATCGTTGAGGATCTGCTGACGCTGTCGCGGCTCGATCACCAGTCCGAGTCCGAGGACGAAACCGTCTCGATGGCAGCGATGCTGGCCGGGCTCGAGCGCGATGCCAAGGCGTTGTCGCAGCAGCAGCATGAGATTCGCGTCGAGTCCAGTTCCATGCGCAACCTGCGCGGTTCGGAGAAGGATCTGCACAGCGCCTTCGGCAACCTGGTCGCCAACGCGGTGCGCTACACCCCGGCGGGTGGTCGCATCGTGCTGCGCTGGTTCGACGAGGACGGCGGCAGCTGCTTCGCCGTGCAAGACAGCGGTCAGGGCATTCCCGCCGAGCACCTGCCGCGCATCAGCGAACGCTTCTACCGCGTCTCGACCAGCCGCTCGCGCGAAAAGGGCGGCACCGGGCTTGGCCTGTCGATCGTCAAGCACGTGCTCGGCCTGCACCAGGCGCGGCTCGATATCCGCAGCGAAGTCGGTGTCGGCAGCACCTTCTCGGCCCACTTCCCGCCGCATCGCGTGATCGCCACGGATGGCCGCGACGCGGCGTGA
- the phoB gene encoding phosphate regulon transcriptional regulator PhoB, producing the protein MLKQILIVEDETAIRDMVGLAISRAGMQAVHAADVRAAQEAIANKVPDLILLDWMLPGVSGIDYARRLRRDDLTRSVPVIMLTARGEENDKVSGLDAGVDDYVVKPFSARELIARIKAVLRRAQGDGEDGSVEIGGLRIDGPAHRVFANDQPVAIGPTEYRLLYFFMTHADRVYARGQLLDHVWGGNVYVEERTVDVHIRRLRKTLEPFAKENLVQTVRGAGYRFSAIA; encoded by the coding sequence ATGCTGAAGCAAATCCTGATCGTCGAAGACGAAACCGCGATCCGTGACATGGTCGGGCTGGCGATTTCACGAGCGGGCATGCAGGCGGTGCATGCGGCCGACGTGCGTGCGGCACAGGAGGCAATTGCGAACAAGGTGCCGGACCTGATCCTGCTCGACTGGATGCTACCCGGAGTGAGCGGCATCGACTATGCGCGGCGGCTGCGTCGCGACGACCTGACGCGCTCGGTACCGGTGATCATGCTGACCGCGCGCGGCGAGGAGAACGACAAGGTCAGCGGGCTCGATGCGGGCGTCGACGACTACGTGGTCAAGCCGTTTTCGGCACGCGAGCTGATCGCCCGCATCAAGGCGGTGCTGCGCCGTGCGCAAGGCGACGGCGAGGACGGCAGCGTCGAGATCGGCGGGTTGCGCATCGACGGGCCCGCGCATCGAGTGTTCGCCAACGACCAGCCGGTCGCGATCGGGCCGACCGAATATCGACTGCTGTATTTCTTCATGACCCACGCCGACCGCGTCTACGCGCGCGGGCAATTGCTCGACCATGTCTGGGGCGGCAACGTCTACGTCGAGGAACGCACCGTGGATGTGCACATCCGCCGCCTGCGCAAAACCCTGGAACCGTTCGCCAAGGAAAACCTGGTGCAGACCGTGCGCGGAGCCGGCTATCGCTTCTCGGCGATCGCCTGA
- a CDS encoding RNA-binding S4 domain-containing protein — MVSLEVTAEVRLDVWLWAARFFRTRSLAKQAIEAGRVEVQGQVAGKAAKAVRVGDRLVLRRGEERFELRVLGLDERRGPAAVAQALYAESEESRAQRESAAARRRDERAGYQAPDSKPDKKARRLIRALGDIDAF, encoded by the coding sequence GTGGTGAGCCTGGAGGTCACGGCAGAGGTACGGCTGGATGTTTGGCTGTGGGCGGCGCGCTTCTTCAGAACGCGGAGCCTGGCCAAGCAGGCGATCGAGGCTGGGCGGGTGGAAGTGCAGGGGCAGGTGGCGGGGAAGGCGGCGAAGGCGGTGCGGGTGGGTGATCGGCTGGTGCTGCGTCGCGGCGAGGAGCGGTTCGAGCTGCGGGTGCTTGGGCTGGACGAGCGGCGCGGTCCGGCGGCGGTGGCGCAGGCTTTGTATGCGGAGAGCGAGGAAAGCCGAGCGCAGCGCGAGAGCGCGGCGGCGCGGCGGCGCGATGAGCGCGCCGGTTACCAGGCGCCGGACTCGAAGCCGGACAAGAAGGCGCGACGACTGATCCGCGCGCTGGGCGACATCGACGCGTTCTGA
- a CDS encoding COX15/CtaA family protein has protein sequence MPAVAIGNVLGGFAMLLLSWRIHQGAGPAARWSPAALALMLLLLAQIALGVLVSAGYSGLSCTGFPGCGQEFDASLALLDPTRVPVFDPTPPIHPRGAFSHLLHRVLGLAVALTALFVAIGSWRRGLRTPAMILVALLTLQIALGLILVFAALPLLPAVAHNLLAALMLAAASQHARR, from the coding sequence TTGCCCGCAGTCGCAATCGGCAACGTGCTCGGTGGCTTCGCCATGCTGCTGCTGAGCTGGCGCATCCATCAAGGCGCCGGACCGGCGGCGCGCTGGTCGCCAGCGGCACTCGCCCTGATGCTGTTGCTGCTGGCCCAGATCGCGCTCGGTGTGCTGGTCAGCGCCGGCTACTCGGGCCTGAGCTGCACCGGTTTCCCGGGCTGCGGCCAAGAATTCGACGCTTCGCTGGCGCTACTCGACCCGACCCGCGTTCCGGTGTTCGACCCGACCCCGCCGATCCATCCGCGAGGCGCGTTCTCGCACCTGCTGCATCGCGTTCTCGGGCTCGCCGTCGCGCTCACTGCGCTGTTCGTGGCGATCGGCTCCTGGCGCCGCGGCCTGCGCACACCGGCGATGATCCTGGTCGCACTGCTGACCCTGCAGATCGCGCTCGGCCTGATCCTGGTCTTCGCCGCCCTTCCGCTGCTGCCGGCGGTCGCCCACAACCTGCTCGCCGCGCTGATGCTGGCCGCAGCCAGCCAGCACGCGCGCCGCTGA
- a CDS encoding COX15/CtaA family protein, giving the protein MPTINPRQHTVRRLALLSFVLVLVVTTLSAYMRLSAAGLGCADWPNCYGASLRADAEPVVAQAGVLLARMLHRLAAVTVLVLALTMAAASFLAKPRLRREGWMALGLIVLALGLAVLGRFTPARSCPQSQSATCSVASPCCC; this is encoded by the coding sequence ATGCCCACGATCAACCCGCGCCAACACACCGTTCGGCGCCTGGCCCTGCTCAGTTTCGTGCTGGTGCTGGTGGTGACCACGCTGAGCGCCTACATGCGCCTGAGCGCGGCCGGACTCGGCTGCGCCGACTGGCCGAACTGTTACGGCGCGTCGCTGCGGGCCGACGCGGAACCGGTGGTCGCGCAGGCCGGGGTTTTGCTGGCACGCATGCTGCACCGACTCGCTGCGGTCACCGTGCTGGTGCTGGCGCTGACCATGGCAGCGGCCAGCTTCCTCGCCAAGCCGCGCCTGCGGCGCGAAGGCTGGATGGCGCTCGGCTTGATCGTTTTGGCGCTCGGACTGGCGGTGCTCGGCCGCTTCACCCCGGCGCGAAGTTGCCCGCAGTCGCAATCGGCAACGTGCTCGGTGGCTTCGCCATGCTGCTGCTGA
- a CDS encoding cytochrome C oxidase subunit II, translated as MTAISPPAERLWWKHPIDRVEGMWIGIAFVWSMVMFFMMVYWHMYGGQNLSTETYKTTPEQFTAKAQAMVDQYTVRTEVDGQYPVVAPPVGSDVYMIARLWNFWPILQLEKGQTYRLHLTSLDYNHGFSLQPANINIQIVPGYEHVVTVTPNQSGTYSVVCNEYCGIGHHTMVGRIYVK; from the coding sequence ATGACTGCCATTTCGCCGCCTGCTGAACGACTTTGGTGGAAGCATCCAATCGACCGGGTCGAAGGGATGTGGATCGGCATCGCCTTCGTCTGGTCCATGGTGATGTTCTTCATGATGGTGTACTGGCACATGTACGGCGGCCAGAACCTGTCGACCGAGACCTACAAGACCACGCCCGAGCAGTTCACCGCCAAGGCGCAGGCGATGGTCGACCAATACACCGTGCGCACCGAGGTCGACGGCCAGTATCCGGTGGTTGCACCGCCGGTCGGCAGCGACGTCTACATGATCGCGCGCTTGTGGAACTTCTGGCCGATCCTGCAGCTGGAAAAGGGGCAGACCTACCGCCTGCACCTCACCTCGCTGGACTACAACCATGGGTTCTCGCTGCAGCCGGCGAACATCAACATCCAGATCGTTCCCGGCTATGAGCATGTGGTGACGGTGACGCCGAACCAGAGCGGCACCTACTCCGTCGTGTGCAACGAGTATTGCGGAATCGGCCATCACACGATGGTCGGTCGCATCTACGTCAAGTGA
- a CDS encoding cbb3-type cytochrome c oxidase subunit I: protein MSIATTYRTCPRSGLQFESQAEKLMLANAVAAVVFLLIGGILAVGVVLTRWPSIHWLEADTFYQVLTAHGIDMLIFWIIFFEIAVLYFCSSTLLRCRLATPKIAWAAFVLMVIGAVMNNVAVYQGGSSVMMTSYVPMMAAPHFYLGLILFAVGALIACFVFLGTLVVAKAEKTYQGSVPLVTFGAITATIIAVFTIVSGAIILVPTFLLSIGVIDAVDPLVYRTIWWAFGHSSQQINVSAHISIWYAVAAIAFGARPMSERVSRGAFLLYILFLQLASAHHLLADPGMSTEWKVVNTSYFMYFAVLASMIHGLTVPGAMEVAQRQKGYNKGLFEWLRKAPWGNPTFSGVFISIIGFGFLGGISGVMMGTEQLNMIIHNTIYVPGHFHATVVIGTMLSFMALTYFLIPVLFKREMIAPTLAKWQPYLFGLSMYGFCLVMMGAGTLGVSRRHWDMAFQGSALAYEWPGAAYMMMGLVGVMGIAAIVGGAIYIYVTVGSLLWGKRLDQGQVSSAPTPVPVTAPAAAVQTYGSSGLVAPGSFVLAIIFLVAFVLYYFINWKYLSQLWGLS from the coding sequence ATGTCTATCGCAACAACCTATCGGACCTGCCCGCGTTCGGGACTGCAGTTCGAGTCTCAGGCTGAGAAGCTGATGCTCGCCAACGCCGTGGCCGCGGTCGTATTCCTGCTCATCGGCGGCATTCTCGCCGTCGGCGTCGTGCTGACGCGCTGGCCGAGCATCCACTGGCTAGAGGCCGACACCTTCTATCAGGTGCTGACCGCGCACGGCATCGACATGCTGATCTTCTGGATCATCTTCTTCGAGATCGCGGTGCTGTACTTCTGTTCCTCGACCTTGTTGCGCTGCCGACTGGCCACGCCCAAGATCGCGTGGGCCGCGTTCGTGCTGATGGTGATCGGCGCGGTGATGAACAACGTCGCCGTCTACCAGGGCGGGTCAAGCGTGATGATGACCTCCTACGTGCCGATGATGGCCGCGCCGCACTTCTACCTCGGGTTGATCCTGTTCGCGGTCGGTGCCCTGATCGCCTGCTTCGTGTTCCTCGGCACGCTGGTCGTGGCCAAGGCCGAGAAGACCTACCAGGGTTCGGTGCCGCTGGTTACCTTCGGTGCAATCACGGCGACGATCATCGCGGTGTTCACCATCGTCTCCGGCGCGATCATCCTGGTGCCGACCTTCCTGCTTTCGATCGGCGTGATCGATGCGGTTGACCCGCTCGTGTACCGTACGATCTGGTGGGCCTTCGGTCATTCGTCGCAGCAGATCAACGTTTCTGCGCACATCTCGATCTGGTACGCGGTCGCCGCCATCGCGTTCGGTGCGCGCCCGATGTCCGAGCGCGTCAGCCGTGGCGCCTTCCTGCTCTACATCCTGTTCCTGCAACTGGCGAGCGCGCACCATCTGCTCGCCGATCCGGGCATGAGTACCGAGTGGAAGGTCGTCAACACTTCGTACTTCATGTACTTCGCGGTGCTGGCGTCGATGATCCACGGCCTGACCGTTCCCGGTGCGATGGAAGTGGCGCAGCGCCAGAAGGGCTACAACAAGGGCCTGTTCGAGTGGCTGCGCAAGGCACCCTGGGGCAACCCGACCTTCTCCGGCGTGTTCATCTCGATCATCGGCTTCGGTTTCCTCGGCGGCATCTCCGGCGTGATGATGGGCACCGAACAGCTGAACATGATCATCCACAACACCATCTACGTCCCGGGTCATTTCCATGCCACGGTGGTGATCGGCACCATGTTGAGTTTCATGGCGCTGACCTACTTCCTGATCCCGGTGCTGTTCAAGCGCGAGATGATCGCGCCGACGCTGGCCAAGTGGCAGCCCTACCTGTTCGGTCTGTCGATGTACGGCTTCTGCCTGGTGATGATGGGTGCCGGCACGCTCGGCGTCTCGCGTCGCCATTGGGACATGGCGTTCCAGGGTTCGGCGCTGGCCTATGAGTGGCCGGGTGCCGCGTACATGATGATGGGCCTGGTCGGCGTGATGGGCATCGCCGCGATCGTCGGCGGCGCCATCTACATCTACGTCACCGTCGGCTCGCTGCTGTGGGGCAAGAGGCTTGACCAGGGCCAGGTGTCGTCGGCGCCGACCCCGGTGCCGGTCACCGCTCCGGCGGCGGCAGTGCAGACCTACGGTTCGAGCGGTCTGGTCGCTCCGGGCAGCTTCGTGCTGGCGATCATCTTCCTGGTCGCGTTCGTCCTCTACTACTTCATCAACTGGAAGTATCTGTCGCAGTTGTGGGGTTTGAGCTAA
- the cyoE gene encoding protoheme IX farnesyltransferase, which produces MPATRARSLPILLREVLGLMKLRIGVMIMLTALVGMLVTPGAYPGLKSTLVLALSVLVASASAGMFNQYFEADQDHRMARTRRRAFVTGALPHSRLWLLPMALMLLLAVAAAWFYVNPVSAAFVFLGALFYGVVYTVWLKRRTAWNIVIGGLAGSFSVLAGGAAVLPELAPVPLLFALVLFLWTPPHFWSLAIANRDEYAAAGVPMLPVVVGVPRAATTVFVSTVLLVAASLLPAAFGLGPIYLAGALAGGFYFLWRAFQLMRQPQRGEAMRSFHASLLQLSLLLIAACVDRAVA; this is translated from the coding sequence ATGCCTGCAACACGCGCGCGTTCGCTACCGATCCTGCTGCGTGAAGTGCTCGGACTGATGAAGTTGCGCATCGGCGTGATGATCATGCTGACCGCGCTGGTCGGCATGCTGGTCACGCCCGGCGCCTATCCGGGCCTGAAGTCCACGCTCGTGCTCGCGCTCTCGGTGCTCGTGGCTTCGGCCAGCGCCGGCATGTTCAATCAGTATTTCGAGGCCGATCAGGACCACCGCATGGCGCGCACGCGGCGTCGTGCCTTCGTCACCGGGGCGTTGCCGCACTCGCGCCTGTGGTTGTTGCCGATGGCGCTGATGCTCCTGCTCGCGGTCGCTGCCGCATGGTTCTACGTCAATCCGGTCTCGGCTGCGTTCGTGTTCCTGGGGGCGCTGTTCTATGGCGTGGTGTACACGGTGTGGCTGAAACGGCGCACTGCATGGAACATCGTCATCGGCGGCCTCGCCGGCAGTTTTTCGGTGCTCGCCGGTGGCGCAGCGGTACTGCCTGAACTGGCGCCGGTCCCGCTGCTGTTCGCGCTGGTGTTGTTCCTGTGGACGCCGCCGCATTTCTGGAGTTTGGCGATCGCCAATCGCGACGAATACGCCGCAGCGGGCGTGCCGATGCTGCCGGTGGTCGTCGGGGTGCCACGCGCCGCCACCACCGTCTTCGTCAGCACCGTGCTGCTGGTGGCCGCTTCGCTATTGCCGGCGGCCTTCGGTCTGGGGCCGATCTATCTGGCCGGCGCGCTCGCTGGTGGCTTCTACTTCCTGTGGCGCGCCTTTCAGCTGATGCGCCAGCCGCAACGCGGTGAAGCGATGCGCAGTTTCCATGCCTCGTTGCTGCAGCTCTCGCTGCTGCTGATTGCCGCCTGCGTCGACCGGGCGGTGGCCTGA
- a CDS encoding SCO family protein: MRALALLATLGWCGLAVAATAGPTIDIDEALAFSRSRVGTTPPDFVLSDRDGQPLSLSQFRGKPLVVSFVFTGCFQVCPTSTRDLQNAVSAMRERFGPDQFNIVSIGFNQPEDSPTAMRTFAAQLRIRDANWEFLSPRQEDVAAMTEAYGFRFRPSPSGFDHTVQVSLLDAQGTIRSQVYGDFSAEVLGEPIRRLLRGMLLTDTHNAADFVDRVRIFCSVYDPTTGKYKADYTLILQIAGGVTFFVFMVWFGLAEWWSQRKARRARERPA, from the coding sequence ATGCGCGCGCTTGCGCTGCTCGCCACGCTCGGCTGGTGCGGGCTGGCGGTGGCGGCGACGGCCGGGCCAACGATCGATATCGACGAAGCACTGGCTTTCAGCCGTTCGCGCGTCGGCACCACGCCGCCGGATTTCGTTCTGAGCGACCGCGATGGCCAGCCCCTGTCGCTGTCGCAGTTCCGCGGCAAGCCGCTGGTGGTCAGCTTCGTCTTCACCGGCTGCTTCCAGGTCTGCCCGACCAGCACCCGTGATCTGCAAAACGCCGTGAGCGCGATGCGCGAGCGCTTCGGTCCGGACCAGTTCAACATCGTCAGCATCGGCTTCAACCAGCCCGAGGATTCGCCGACGGCGATGCGAACCTTCGCCGCGCAGTTGCGCATCCGCGATGCCAACTGGGAGTTCCTGAGTCCGCGCCAGGAAGACGTCGCCGCGATGACCGAGGCCTACGGCTTCCGCTTCCGCCCGAGCCCTTCGGGTTTCGACCACACCGTGCAGGTGTCGTTGCTCGACGCGCAGGGCACGATCCGCAGCCAGGTCTACGGCGACTTCAGCGCCGAGGTGCTGGGCGAGCCGATCCGGCGCCTGCTGCGCGGCATGTTGCTCACCGACACCCACAACGCCGCGGATTTCGTCGACCGCGTGCGCATCTTCTGTTCCGTCTACGATCCGACCACCGGCAAGTACAAGGCCGACTACACCCTGATCCTGCAGATCGCCGGTGGCGTTACCTTCTTCGTGTTCATGGTCTGGTTCGGGCTGGCGGAATGGTGGAGCCAGCGCAAGGCGCGGCGCGCTCGGGAGCGGCCGGCGTGA
- a CDS encoding hydrogenase iron-sulfur subunit, with protein sequence MVEPAQGAARSGAAGVSTHLPPSRVQAAWAWCEDRLDLASPRLNPLRHLGSIALLMFWVLVASGVYLYAMIDTSVDDAHASIDRLSREQWYFGGLLRSMHRYAADVLVLTTTLHLLREWSFGRFRHFRAASWWTGVALLPLITVSAIGGFWLNWDQLGQYSAIATAEWLDWWPLFASPFTRNFLGVASISDRLFSLFVFVHIGVPLLMVFGIWFHVRRLAHAAVWPPRPMLWTMLLLLLGLAVVAPVLSHAPADLARVPEVLAYDWILLFVHPLVTATSSTTVWLAALGLLALLLLLPFWRATPVAAPAVAEVDPAHCSGCRRCVADCPYDAIRMLPHPTRRGFALAEVDADACASCGICVGSCPSSTPFRSMQHLRTGIDMPQQPIDALRRALRERLGQASAKGALVVFGCDHGASVRKLEHDDVAAFSLICTGMLPPSFIEYALRDGAAGVVVVTCRDGGCAFRLGQRWTAERLAREREPALRATVPTEKFACVAAGPGDILAVSEALARLRAQTTGEARSQVAVEFPAR encoded by the coding sequence ATGGTGGAGCCAGCGCAAGGCGCGGCGCGCTCGGGAGCGGCCGGCGTGAGCACGCATCTGCCTCCGTCGCGCGTACAGGCGGCGTGGGCGTGGTGCGAGGACCGGCTCGATCTGGCGTCGCCGCGACTGAATCCGCTGCGCCACCTCGGCTCGATCGCGCTGCTGATGTTCTGGGTGCTGGTCGCGAGCGGCGTCTATCTGTACGCGATGATCGACACCTCGGTGGACGACGCGCATGCGTCGATCGACCGGCTGTCGCGCGAACAGTGGTACTTCGGTGGGCTGTTGCGCAGCATGCATCGCTACGCCGCCGATGTGCTGGTGCTGACGACGACGCTGCACCTGCTGCGCGAGTGGAGCTTCGGGCGCTTCCGGCACTTCCGCGCCGCGAGCTGGTGGACCGGCGTGGCGCTGCTGCCGCTGATCACGGTCAGCGCGATCGGCGGCTTCTGGCTGAACTGGGACCAGCTCGGCCAGTACTCGGCCATCGCCACCGCCGAATGGCTGGACTGGTGGCCGTTGTTCGCGTCTCCCTTCACACGCAACTTTCTCGGCGTTGCCTCGATCAGCGACCGGTTGTTTTCGCTGTTTGTGTTCGTGCACATCGGCGTGCCGTTGCTGATGGTGTTCGGCATCTGGTTCCATGTGCGCCGCCTGGCGCATGCGGCGGTGTGGCCGCCGCGACCGATGCTGTGGACGATGCTGTTGCTGCTGCTGGGCCTGGCCGTGGTGGCTCCGGTGCTGAGCCATGCGCCGGCCGACCTGGCGCGCGTGCCCGAGGTCCTGGCATACGACTGGATCTTGCTGTTCGTGCATCCGCTGGTGACGGCGACCTCGTCGACGACGGTGTGGTTGGCCGCGCTCGGCTTGCTCGCGTTGTTGCTGTTGCTGCCGTTCTGGCGCGCCACGCCGGTGGCGGCTCCGGCGGTGGCGGAAGTGGATCCTGCGCATTGCAGTGGTTGTCGGCGTTGTGTGGCCGATTGTCCGTACGACGCGATCCGCATGCTGCCGCATCCGACCCGGCGCGGTTTCGCCCTGGCCGAGGTCGATGCCGATGCCTGCGCGTCCTGCGGCATCTGCGTCGGTTCCTGCCCGTCGTCGACGCCGTTTCGTTCGATGCAGCATCTGCGCACCGGCATCGACATGCCGCAGCAGCCGATCGACGCGCTGCGTCGGGCGTTGCGCGAACGCCTCGGGCAGGCTTCCGCGAAGGGCGCGCTGGTCGTGTTCGGCTGCGATCACGGGGCATCGGTGCGCAAGTTGGAGCACGACGATGTCGCCGCCTTCAGCCTGATCTGCACCGGCATGTTGCCACCGTCGTTCATCGAATACGCGCTGCGCGATGGCGCGGCCGGCGTGGTCGTGGTCACTTGTCGCGATGGCGGCTGTGCGTTCCGCCTGGGTCAGCGCTGGACTGCGGAGCGACTGGCGCGTGAACGCGAGCCGGCGTTGCGTGCCACGGTTCCGACCGAGAAGTTTGCATGCGTCGCTGCCGGTCCAGGCGATATCCTTGCGGTGTCGGAAGCGCTCGCGAGACTGCGTGCGCAGACCACCGGGGAAGCCCGGTCGCAAGTCGCCGTGGAGTTCCCCGCCAGATGA
- a CDS encoding cbb3-type cytochrome c oxidase subunit I translates to MNAPLVEHGQERAARPGTLYLPEAFGDAQRSLARAWLWLGLFALIGAGLFSILLVVSRTPGLQSWFPVADFFRVALVVHVDLSVLVWFVAMAGMICSLQLRPVALALARGAAWLCAAGTAGMLLAPFLGGGEVLMANYIPVLDGPVFLGSLLVFASGTTLMVLHALSAAPRPARAAPAVAALQFGANASMVALAVALIAFAWSFLVMPGQLAGKAYYEVLFWGGGHALQFAWTILMLLSWLWLAGACGGRVALSPRLVVLMFLLALASVFVTPYAYLAHDIASVEHRNLLTMAMRIGGGLAILPVMLAVTLSMWPLRTLDPAQRPLRAALWSSMAVFALGGVIGMLISGNNVRIPAHYHGSIVGVTLALMGVVYFLLPRLGYAAPDSRMARWQPVLYAIGQTLHILGLVWSGGYGVQRKVAGAEQVLRSKSEIAGMGVMGLGGLVAIIGGVLFVVVVIRAMRAPVQPGVRQ, encoded by the coding sequence ATGAACGCTCCCCTGGTCGAGCACGGGCAGGAGCGCGCAGCCCGGCCCGGCACGCTCTATCTCCCCGAAGCCTTCGGCGATGCGCAGCGTTCGCTGGCGCGCGCCTGGCTGTGGCTCGGGCTGTTCGCGCTGATCGGTGCCGGCCTGTTCTCGATCCTGCTGGTGGTGTCGCGCACGCCCGGGCTGCAGTCGTGGTTCCCGGTCGCCGACTTCTTCCGCGTCGCGCTGGTGGTGCACGTCGATCTGTCGGTGCTGGTCTGGTTCGTGGCCATGGCCGGGATGATCTGCAGCCTGCAGTTGCGCCCGGTGGCGCTGGCGTTGGCGCGAGGCGCAGCCTGGCTGTGCGCCGCAGGCACCGCAGGCATGCTGCTGGCGCCGTTCCTCGGTGGTGGCGAAGTGCTGATGGCCAACTACATCCCGGTGCTCGACGGACCGGTGTTCCTGGGTTCGCTGCTGGTGTTCGCGAGCGGAACGACGCTGATGGTGCTGCATGCGTTGTCGGCGGCACCGCGACCCGCGCGCGCGGCGCCCGCGGTCGCTGCGCTGCAGTTCGGCGCCAACGCCAGCATGGTTGCGCTGGCGGTCGCGCTGATCGCGTTCGCGTGGTCGTTCCTGGTGATGCCGGGCCAACTCGCAGGCAAGGCCTACTACGAAGTGCTGTTCTGGGGCGGCGGGCACGCGCTGCAGTTCGCCTGGACCATCCTGATGCTGCTGTCGTGGCTGTGGTTGGCCGGTGCCTGTGGCGGACGCGTGGCGCTGAGCCCGCGGCTGGTGGTGCTGATGTTCCTGCTGGCGCTGGCGAGCGTGTTCGTGACGCCCTACGCCTATCTCGCGCACGACATCGCCTCGGTCGAGCACCGCAATCTGTTGACCATGGCGATGCGCATCGGTGGCGGCCTGGCGATCCTGCCGGTGATGCTGGCGGTGACGCTGTCGATGTGGCCGCTGCGGACGTTGGACCCGGCACAGCGTCCGCTGCGCGCGGCGCTTTGGTCGTCGATGGCGGTGTTCGCGCTCGGCGGCGTGATCGGCATGCTGATCAGCGGCAACAACGTGCGCATCCCGGCGCACTACCACGGCAGCATCGTCGGGGTGACGCTGGCGCTGATGGGTGTGGTCTATTTCCTGCTGCCGCGGCTCGGGTATGCGGCGCCGGATTCGCGCATGGCGCGGTGGCAGCCGGTGCTGTACGCCATCGGGCAGACGCTGCACATTCTTGGTCTGGTGTGGTCCGGTGGCTACGGCGTGCAGCGCAAGGTGGCCGGCGCCGAGCAGGTGCTGCGCAGCAAGTCGGAGATTGCCGGGATGGGCGTGATGGGCCTCGGTGGCCTGGTCGCGATCATCGGCGGCGTGTTGTTCGTCGTGGTGGTGATCCGGGCGATGCGCGCGCCGGTGCAACCGGGAGTCAGGCAATGA